Proteins from a genomic interval of Phlebotomus papatasi isolate M1 chromosome 3, Ppap_2.1, whole genome shotgun sequence:
- the LOC129806352 gene encoding TATA-box-binding protein-like, with translation MFSLSGESGMATLLQQKSCMKTLANGGGNGATNATNTATSATTVILPHELVNMPGGQSSGQLVQEQQSPAQSFHQQQFTNFIQYSNYTNFTTPSGYQVANSSSIFSHPHQQQAVSQSIMTPTESNIVVISPESLANGTVSQSASLNPADIIEEDDGIEATDGEMIKAEDCESANGLKEEEPGVVEDEQEAEPEVDIVINNVVCSFSVRCHLNLREIALNGFNVEFRRENGMVTMKLRRPYTTASIWSSGKITCTGATSEEQARIAARRYARCLQKLGFSVRFNNFRVVNVLGTCSMPWGIKIVNFSEKYRKEASYEPELHPGVTYKLKTPKATLKIFSTGSITVTAGSVAHVQAAIEHIFPLVYEFRKARTQADATTASEVAAATTLDPISEICDEPMDQHSGKRRKKMKRPFGRTANDPSDNIMYVSDVEEFD, from the exons atgtTTAGCCTGAGTGGCGAGAGTGGAATGGCAACGCTGCTGCAGCAGAAGAGCTGTATGAAAACATTGGCGAATGGGGGTGGAAATGGTGCAACGAATGCCACAAACACGGCCACATCAGCGACGACTGTCATACTGCCACATGAGCTTGTCAATATGCCGGGTGGCCAGAGTAGTGGGCAATTGGTACAGGAACAGCAATCACCGGCGCAATCATTTCACCAGCagcaatttacaaattttatccaATACAGCAACTACACAAATTTCACCACCCCATCTGGCTACCAAGTAGCCAACAGTAGTTCTATCTTCAGTCACCCGCATCAACAACAGGCAGTAAGCCAAAGTATCATGACACCTACAGAGTCCAATATTGTTGTCATCTCACCTGAGAGTCTGGCCAATGGGACTGTAAGTCAGTCAGCCAGCCTCAATCCAGCCGACATCATCGAGGAAGATGATGGGATTGAGGCGACAGACGGCGAAATGATCAAGGCAGAGGACTGCGAGAGTGCCAATGGGTTGAAGGAAGAGGAGCCAGGAGTTGTGGAGGATGAACAGGAAGCTGAACCAGAAGTTGACATAGTTATTAACAATGTTGTGTGTTCATTTAGTGTTAGGTGTCATCTGAATTTGCGTGAAATTGCACTCAATGGTTTCAATGTGGAATTCAGACGGGAAAATGGGATGGTCACAATGAAGCTCAGACGTCCCTATACCACAGCTTCCATTTGGTCGTCTGGGAAAATTACATGCACTGGTGCCACATCTGAGGAACAG GCAAGAATTGCAGCGAGACGGTATGCTAGATGCCTTCAAAAACTAGGTTTTAGTGTTAGATTCAACAATTTCCGCGTGGTGAACGTGTTGGGCACGTGCAGTATGCCATGGGGTATAAAGATTGTCAATTTTTCGGAAAAGTACAGGAAAGAGGCCAGTTATGAGCCAGAACTGCATCCTGGTGTCACATATAAACTCAAAACACCCAAAGCAACCCTCAAAATCTTCTCAACGGGAAGCATTACTGTCACTG ctGGAAGTGTTGCACACGTTCAGGCAGCCATTGAACACATCTTTCCGTTGGTGTATGAGTTCCGCAAGGCGAGAACACAGGCTGATGCCACGACTGCTAGTGAAGTTGCTGCAGCAACTACATTGGATCCTATCAGTGAAATCTGCGATGAGCCCATGGACCAACATTCCGGGAAACGGAGGAAGAAAATGAAGAGACCATTTGGACGAACTGCCAATGATCCCTCAGACAACATTATGTACGTCTCAGATGTCGAGGAATTTGAT taa